GCCAGACCCAAGCGCGGTCATTCAGGTTTTCACCGTCGCCAAAGTCGGGCTGGTCGGGCCAGCTGAGACCACCGGATCCGACGGGTTTGAGACCCAGGACCATGCGGCTACGGCCGGCATTGGCCTGGGCCACTCGGATCGGAGTGCCGACGACGAGTTGGGCGCCGCGCAGGCCGGGATTGAGTTTGAGCAGTTTCTGAATGCTCAGGTTGTAGCGCTCAGCCACCTTGGCCAGTGTGTTGTCTCCACGCTTGATGCGGGCGGTGTCGCTGGGCTCTGGCGGGGCTTCCAACGGGGGAGTCCGGCGAAGCTCAGAGGTGTCGACAGCCGAGACCAGCTTGACCTGCTTGATGCTGCCGCTGGGCAGAACCATCCACTCGCTGCGGCCAAACACGTGATCCGCTTTGACGTCGTTGAGTTCTGAGAGGCGTGTCTCGTCTTGCTCGATTTGGCGCGCCAGGTGCTTGAGAGTGATGGCTTGGCGAGCCTTGACCCAGATCTTTTCACCACTGGGTTTGGGTGCTGCGGCTGCGATCAGGTCAGCGGTGAT
This DNA window, taken from Synechococcus sp. LTW-R, encodes the following:
- a CDS encoding M23 family metallopeptidase; its protein translation is MKPVHFLLTTAASTAALGAACSVVAPSLADSKSTSLPQLSAPPAITADLIAAAAPKPSGEKIWVKARQAITLKHLARQIEQDETRLSELNDVKADHVFGRSEWMVLPSGSIKQVKLVSAVDTSELRRTPPLEAPPEPSDTARIKRGDNTLAKVAERYNLSIQKLLKLNPGLRGAQLVVGTPIRVAQANAGRSRMVLGLKPVGSGGLSWPDQPDFGDGENLNDRAWVWPTKGIFTSGYGWRWGRMHRGIDIANNIGTPIVAAKSGQVLSAGWHGGGYGYLVEIRHADGTLTRYGHNSRILVRSGQFVPQGKVISLMGSTGRSTGPHLHFEIIPAGRGAVNPLGMLPPRA